A stretch of Chitinophaga caeni DNA encodes these proteins:
- a CDS encoding DUF6691 family protein, with protein MQQIQDTATDIRHQDTICTNDSQKTHPWWYNFKYALVGVLFGVVFVKAEIISWFRIQEMFRLQSFHMYGVIGTAIAVAALSVFIIKKFNIKTIHGEPIIFTPKKFTKGQVIGGLIFGLGWALTGACPGPLFAQIGTGAFAVALVVLSAIAGTWVYGYFRERLPK; from the coding sequence ATGCAACAAATTCAAGATACAGCGACGGATATCCGTCACCAGGACACTATTTGTACCAACGATTCACAAAAAACACATCCATGGTGGTATAATTTCAAGTATGCCTTGGTGGGCGTATTATTCGGTGTAGTGTTCGTAAAAGCCGAAATCATTTCCTGGTTCCGCATACAGGAGATGTTCCGCTTACAAAGTTTTCATATGTACGGTGTAATAGGAACTGCGATTGCCGTGGCGGCGCTTTCGGTTTTTATCATTAAGAAATTCAATATCAAAACCATCCATGGGGAGCCGATTATATTTACGCCAAAGAAATTTACGAAAGGACAAGTCATAGGCGGATTAATTTTCGGCTTGGGCTGGGCTTTGACAGGCGCTTGTCCCGGACCATTATTTGCCCAAATAGGTACGGGTGCATTTGCAGTAGCCCTAGTGGTTTTGAGCGCGATTGCAGGTACCTGGGTGTACGGATATTTTAGAGAACGTTTACCGAAATAA
- a CDS encoding TonB-dependent receptor, translating into MKKILFSLFLTFLGIYSFAQGTGLVTGVVTDKQQRLSLPGATLKLLPGNHYTISNQQGKFEFLGVPAGEYTLEVSYIGYESASQKIQVTAGKNTVLRMDLMAGGIAGKEVIVMGDRLRGQAKALNQQKNNPNVTNIVSSDQVGRFPDANIGDAIKRIPGITMQNDQGEARNIIVRGLAPELNSVTLNGDRIPSAEGDNRRVQMDLIPSDMIQTIEVNKTLTPDMDADAIGGSVNLVTRAAPNGPRVSATLSSGYNPIREKAIMNGAFVLGNRFANNKLGAILSASYNNNDYGSDDVEFVWKKDDLGNIYPEEVEIRKYDVQRIRRSIATTLDYKFNPNHTVYFNAMYNWRDDRENRFRTRFTDIEPEFDGNDNVTGYTGRERRQTKGGIDNNRNKNRRLEDQRVQQYALRGEHLLGSKVDLDWSATFSRASEDRPNERYIEFDQKDIPLNLDLSNMRFPMVHTPGVSDDGFEFKTISENHDYTREDEWGFKVNLRFPMSIIPSQKGRLRVGARLRLKDKERNNNFYEYEPVDEYGNLTTMPTVYWDGKNFQPGAYVPGLFVSAPFLGSLRFNDGKYEQSDVPEEYLAVNYKAKENITAGYVRWDQDITEKLSFIAGVRVERTNLEYNGNVVEEEETLAGKRSVKNDYTNVLPSLTFKYDVNNSLILRLAATTSLARPNYYDIAPYVSSIVDDEEISAGNPNLKAAYAYNFDFMAEQYFKSVGILSAGVFYKNIQDFIYVYNDPQYTSDKFDAEFKGVNNPIPAGDRWTFKQARNGDNVKVYGFEVAVQRQLDFLPGFAKGFGIYANYTYTKSTADGVYNGDGEKRTGVSLPGTTPHMFNASLSFENKKFTARLSGNYAAAYIDELAGDAFDDVYYDHQFFLDANASYKFSKHFRVFAEANNLTNQPLRYYQGASNRTLQAEYYRPRYQAGLKFDL; encoded by the coding sequence ATGAAAAAAATTCTATTCTCCCTGTTCTTAACTTTCCTGGGCATCTACAGTTTTGCCCAAGGTACAGGGTTGGTTACCGGGGTTGTTACCGACAAACAACAACGCTTATCATTACCGGGCGCCACCTTGAAATTATTACCCGGAAATCATTACACCATTTCCAATCAACAAGGAAAATTTGAATTCCTCGGGGTACCCGCCGGGGAATATACCCTGGAAGTGAGCTATATCGGTTACGAATCGGCCAGTCAAAAAATACAGGTGACTGCCGGAAAGAATACCGTGCTGAGAATGGATTTGATGGCCGGGGGAATTGCCGGGAAAGAAGTTATTGTAATGGGCGATCGATTGAGGGGCCAGGCAAAAGCTTTAAACCAACAGAAGAATAATCCGAACGTTACCAATATCGTATCCTCTGACCAGGTGGGCCGCTTTCCCGATGCCAATATCGGGGATGCCATCAAGCGTATACCCGGTATCACCATGCAAAATGACCAGGGTGAAGCCCGTAATATCATCGTTCGCGGCTTAGCGCCGGAGTTAAACTCCGTTACCTTGAACGGCGATCGCATACCCTCCGCAGAAGGCGATAACCGCCGCGTGCAGATGGACCTGATACCTTCCGACATGATTCAAACCATCGAGGTAAATAAAACATTAACCCCGGATATGGATGCCGATGCTATCGGCGGTTCCGTGAACCTCGTTACCCGGGCAGCCCCCAATGGACCCCGTGTTTCAGCAACCTTATCATCCGGTTATAACCCGATCCGCGAAAAAGCCATCATGAACGGCGCATTCGTTTTAGGGAACCGTTTTGCCAATAATAAATTGGGCGCCATACTGAGTGCATCTTATAACAATAACGATTACGGTAGCGATGATGTGGAATTTGTTTGGAAAAAAGATGACCTCGGTAATATTTACCCGGAAGAAGTTGAAATCCGTAAATACGATGTACAACGTATCCGCAGGAGTATCGCCACTACCTTGGACTACAAGTTCAACCCTAACCATACCGTATATTTTAACGCGATGTACAACTGGCGCGATGACCGTGAAAACAGGTTCCGCACCCGTTTTACCGATATTGAACCGGAATTTGACGGGAACGATAACGTGACCGGTTATACCGGCCGTGAGCGCAGGCAAACAAAAGGCGGTATAGATAATAACCGCAATAAAAATCGTCGCTTGGAAGATCAACGCGTTCAGCAATACGCTTTAAGAGGAGAACACCTGCTGGGTAGTAAAGTGGACCTGGATTGGTCCGCCACTTTTTCCCGCGCCAGCGAGGACAGACCGAATGAGCGTTATATCGAGTTTGATCAAAAAGATATCCCTTTAAACCTGGATCTTTCAAACATGCGCTTCCCGATGGTTCATACGCCCGGCGTTAGCGATGATGGGTTTGAATTTAAAACGATATCGGAAAACCATGACTATACACGCGAAGATGAATGGGGATTCAAAGTAAACTTACGCTTCCCGATGAGCATCATCCCTTCACAGAAAGGTCGCTTGAGAGTGGGTGCACGCCTTCGACTGAAGGATAAAGAAAGGAATAATAACTTCTACGAATATGAGCCGGTAGACGAATATGGTAACCTTACCACGATGCCCACGGTTTATTGGGATGGAAAGAATTTCCAGCCGGGCGCTTATGTACCGGGACTGTTCGTTTCCGCCCCGTTCCTCGGCAGCCTGAGGTTTAATGATGGTAAATATGAACAAAGCGATGTTCCTGAAGAATACCTGGCGGTGAATTATAAAGCCAAAGAAAATATCACGGCAGGTTACGTTCGTTGGGATCAAGATATCACGGAAAAATTATCCTTCATTGCCGGTGTCCGTGTAGAACGTACCAACCTGGAATATAACGGTAACGTGGTGGAAGAAGAAGAAACACTGGCAGGCAAACGCAGTGTAAAAAACGACTACACCAACGTATTACCTAGCTTAACGTTCAAATACGATGTCAACAATTCATTGATCCTGCGTTTGGCCGCCACAACTTCCTTGGCACGTCCAAACTATTATGATATCGCACCTTATGTAAGCAGCATCGTGGATGACGAGGAAATCAGCGCAGGTAACCCGAACTTGAAAGCCGCCTATGCTTATAACTTCGATTTTATGGCGGAGCAATATTTCAAATCTGTAGGTATATTATCGGCAGGCGTGTTCTACAAAAATATCCAGGACTTCATTTATGTTTATAACGATCCGCAATATACTTCCGACAAGTTCGATGCGGAATTTAAGGGTGTCAACAACCCGATCCCGGCCGGCGATCGCTGGACCTTCAAGCAAGCCCGCAATGGCGACAATGTGAAGGTTTACGGGTTTGAAGTAGCCGTTCAACGCCAGTTGGACTTCTTACCGGGGTTCGCTAAAGGTTTCGGTATTTACGCGAACTATACTTACACTAAATCTACTGCTGACGGTGTTTATAATGGCGATGGAGAAAAAAGAACAGGCGTGAGCTTACCCGGAACCACACCGCATATGTTCAATGCTTCATTAAGCTTCGAAAACAAGAAGTTCACGGCACGTTTATCCGGTAATTATGCCGCTGCTTATATCGATGAATTAGCCGGGGACGCTTTCGATGATGTTTATTACGATCACCAATTCTTCCTGGATGCAAATGCCTCTTATAAGTTCAGCAAACATTTCAGGGTATTTGCAGAAGCTAATAACTTGACAAATCAACCATTGCGTTATTATCAAGGCGCATCAAACCGTACCTTACAGGCAGAATATTACCGCCCGCGTTACCAAGCCGGTTTAAAATTCGACCTATAA
- a CDS encoding YeeE/YedE family protein, with amino-acid sequence MRHLPHFLYLSTDHIFYRCDKCHNYLAYNHRFLPSNKWHMTELLKQPWPWYVAGALIGLVVPALLILGNKHFGISANLRHACAACFPANIPFFKYDWKKEAWNLFFVGGILAGGLIASTVLANPDPIVVNPKLVNELAGYGIHDYSNMVPKEIISWEALLSWRGLVMMIGGGFLVGFGTRYAGGCTSGHSIMGISTFQLPSVVATCCFMIGGFIMANLILPHIMQL; translated from the coding sequence GTGCGGCATCTACCGCACTTTCTTTATTTAAGCACGGATCATATATTCTATCGCTGTGACAAATGTCACAACTACCTTGCTTATAATCATAGATTTTTGCCATCAAATAAATGGCATATGACAGAACTTTTGAAACAACCATGGCCTTGGTACGTGGCCGGGGCATTAATCGGCCTGGTAGTACCGGCCTTGTTAATCCTTGGCAATAAGCATTTCGGCATCTCGGCCAACCTCAGGCATGCTTGTGCAGCATGCTTCCCGGCCAATATTCCATTTTTCAAATACGATTGGAAAAAAGAAGCCTGGAACCTATTCTTCGTAGGTGGCATTTTAGCTGGCGGGCTCATCGCTTCCACCGTATTAGCAAATCCGGATCCTATCGTGGTAAATCCCAAGTTGGTCAACGAATTAGCGGGTTACGGCATACACGATTATAGCAACATGGTTCCTAAGGAAATTATCTCCTGGGAAGCCCTGTTATCATGGCGAGGACTTGTCATGATGATCGGGGGCGGTTTCTTGGTAGGTTTCGGCACACGTTATGCCGGGGGTTGTACCAGCGGTCATTCCATTATGGGGATCAGTACTTTCCAGTTGCCTTCGGTAGTAGCAACCTGTTGTTTTATGATCGGTGGTTTCATCATGGCAAACTTGATACTACCCCATATCATGCAATTATAA
- a CDS encoding phytase encodes MRFNKFFILSCGVILTACEQKLKIAEDAVKPELTTEQVNHDTDDPAIWINHADTMQSLIIGTDKDTDGALYAFNLDGKIVKRIGDLKRPNNVDVAYGLQFNGQKVDIAVVTERETNKIRIFQLPELNPIDNGGIPVFEGETQRAPMGIAMYTRPSDSAIFAIVGRKDGPAEGYLWQYELRADSAGGYVTAGLVRKFGTFSGQKEIEAIAVDNRLGYVYYSDENIGVRKYYADPAKTNNAELALFGQKKFLDDNEGISIYPTSDSTGYILVSNQQDNSFLVFPREGTRENPNDHPLVGSIPVSTMESDGSEITPVTFGGKFPGGLFVAMSNGKVFQYYAWDSLYKKLK; translated from the coding sequence ATGCGTTTCAATAAATTTTTCATCCTTTCTTGCGGGGTTATTCTTACAGCTTGCGAACAGAAATTGAAGATTGCCGAAGATGCTGTAAAGCCGGAATTAACTACAGAACAAGTCAACCATGACACCGATGATCCGGCCATCTGGATCAACCATGCCGATACGATGCAGAGCTTAATTATCGGTACTGATAAAGATACTGATGGGGCCTTGTATGCCTTTAACCTGGATGGTAAAATCGTGAAAAGGATCGGTGACCTGAAACGTCCGAATAACGTGGATGTCGCTTACGGGTTACAATTCAATGGTCAAAAAGTAGATATCGCGGTAGTGACCGAGCGGGAAACCAATAAGATCCGCATCTTTCAATTACCGGAACTGAACCCGATCGACAACGGCGGTATCCCGGTTTTTGAAGGGGAAACCCAGAGAGCCCCCATGGGTATCGCGATGTATACCAGGCCAAGCGATTCTGCAATTTTCGCCATCGTTGGCAGGAAGGACGGCCCGGCGGAAGGTTATCTTTGGCAATATGAATTGCGCGCGGATAGTGCCGGTGGTTACGTGACGGCAGGACTGGTTCGCAAGTTCGGTACCTTTAGCGGTCAGAAGGAAATAGAAGCAATCGCCGTGGATAACCGGTTAGGGTATGTTTACTATTCCGATGAAAATATCGGGGTAAGAAAATATTATGCAGATCCTGCTAAGACGAATAACGCGGAGTTGGCCTTATTTGGGCAAAAGAAATTCCTGGATGACAATGAAGGTATTTCAATTTACCCCACCAGCGATAGTACCGGGTACATATTAGTTTCCAATCAACAAGACAATTCATTCCTCGTATTCCCGAGGGAAGGAACGCGGGAAAACCCGAACGATCATCCCCTGGTAGGTTCTATTCCTGTTTCCACGATGGAGAGTGACGGATCGGAAATAACACCTGTTACTTTCGGAGGTAAGTTTCCCGGCGGGTTATTCGTTGCAATGTCTAATGGGAAAGTATTCCAATATTATGCATGGGATTCTTTATATAAGAAACTGAAATAA
- the mutS gene encoding DNA mismatch repair protein MutS, with protein sequence MAKSKKEETPLMQQHKAIKAKYPGAVLLFRVGDFYETFNEDAVIAAQVLGIVLTKRANGSASYVDLAGFPHHSLDTYLHKLVKAGYRVAVCDQLEDPKTAKGIVKRGVTEMVTPGVAVNDKLLDNANNNFLAAVHLSDKINGVAFLDISTGEFFVAQGNLEYIDKLLQSFKPAEVIFAKQQQKFFKEQFGSKFYTYTLEEWIFTQTYAYELLCKHFETHSLKGFGIEGMNEAVIAAGAAIHYLKDTEHPHLQHISNIQRIDQDDFLWMDRFTIRNLELLQSTVENGNSLIQVLDHTLTPMGARLLKRWLVFPLRDKLAIEERLNTVEFFIKESELSSELRHLLKQVGDLERLVSKIPMKKINPREVLQLARALQQVELIKHLLAANHNDYLHKISEQLDPCAEMLKRVLNEIDENAPALANKGGVMKAGVNTELDDLRKIAHSGKEFLLQIQQKESEATGIPSLKIAFNNVFGYYLEVTNTHKNKVPETWIRKQTLANAERYITPELKEYEEKIVGAEEKIQVLELQLFDNLVQSLQQYIQPIQLDAQLLARLDVLLCFAQDALQFKYRRPEITDGYGIDIKEGRHPVIERGLPMGETYVSNDLLLDKEQQQIIILTGPNMSGKSALLRQTALITLMAHIGSFVPAGSAVIGLTDKIFTRVGASDNLSGGESTFMVEMNETASIINNLTARSLVILDEIGRGTSTYDGISIAWSIVEYLHDMTAHHPKTLFATHYHELNELENKHSRVKNYHITNKEVGNKIIFLRKLAPGGSRHSFGIHVAKIAGMPPQLIDRANDILKLLESQHIDASLQSAVEQIEAPMPKMQLSIFDTHTEVFQEIREKLEATDINRLTPVEALLKLNEIKAMLH encoded by the coding sequence ATGGCTAAAAGTAAAAAAGAAGAAACACCACTTATGCAACAGCACAAGGCGATCAAGGCGAAATATCCCGGTGCCGTATTGCTGTTCAGGGTGGGCGACTTTTACGAAACATTCAACGAGGACGCCGTTATAGCTGCACAGGTTTTAGGAATCGTTTTAACAAAAAGGGCCAATGGTTCTGCATCATATGTTGATTTGGCGGGTTTCCCGCACCATTCTTTGGATACATACCTGCACAAATTAGTGAAGGCAGGCTACCGCGTTGCCGTATGCGATCAGCTCGAAGATCCTAAAACAGCCAAGGGTATCGTTAAAAGGGGCGTGACTGAAATGGTGACACCCGGCGTTGCCGTGAATGATAAACTTTTAGATAATGCCAATAATAATTTCTTAGCCGCGGTACATTTAAGTGATAAAATTAACGGCGTTGCTTTCCTGGATATATCTACGGGCGAGTTTTTCGTGGCGCAAGGAAATTTAGAATATATCGATAAGCTGTTGCAAAGTTTCAAACCGGCAGAGGTCATATTTGCTAAACAGCAACAGAAGTTTTTCAAGGAGCAATTCGGGTCTAAATTTTATACTTATACCCTCGAAGAATGGATATTTACACAAACCTATGCATACGAATTGCTATGCAAACATTTTGAAACACATTCGCTCAAGGGCTTCGGTATAGAGGGAATGAATGAAGCCGTTATTGCGGCAGGGGCGGCTATCCATTATTTAAAAGATACGGAACATCCGCATTTGCAGCACATCTCTAATATCCAGCGGATCGATCAAGATGATTTCCTTTGGATGGATCGCTTCACGATCAGGAATTTGGAACTATTACAAAGTACCGTGGAGAACGGCAATTCCTTGATACAGGTACTGGATCATACGTTGACCCCGATGGGCGCCCGGTTGTTGAAAAGATGGTTGGTATTCCCCTTGAGAGATAAATTAGCCATAGAAGAGCGTTTGAATACAGTTGAGTTTTTCATCAAGGAATCGGAATTATCTTCGGAACTCCGCCATCTTTTAAAGCAGGTCGGTGATTTGGAAAGGTTGGTGTCCAAGATACCGATGAAAAAAATTAATCCCAGGGAAGTATTGCAATTAGCGCGGGCCTTGCAACAGGTGGAATTAATCAAACATTTATTAGCAGCCAATCATAATGATTACTTGCACAAGATCAGCGAGCAACTGGATCCTTGCGCGGAGATGTTGAAACGTGTATTGAATGAAATTGATGAAAATGCTCCTGCCTTGGCAAATAAAGGCGGGGTAATGAAAGCGGGGGTGAATACGGAGCTGGATGATTTGAGGAAGATAGCGCATTCCGGCAAAGAATTTTTATTACAAATTCAACAGAAAGAATCCGAAGCTACCGGCATCCCTTCCCTGAAGATCGCGTTCAACAACGTGTTCGGTTATTACCTGGAAGTAACGAATACGCATAAGAATAAAGTACCGGAAACATGGATCAGGAAACAAACCTTGGCCAACGCGGAAAGGTATATCACGCCCGAATTAAAAGAATACGAAGAAAAAATTGTGGGCGCCGAAGAAAAAATCCAGGTGTTGGAATTACAACTGTTCGACAACCTGGTGCAGTCTTTACAACAATATATCCAGCCGATCCAACTTGATGCGCAATTATTGGCAAGGTTGGACGTGCTGTTATGCTTTGCCCAGGACGCCCTACAGTTTAAATACCGCCGACCGGAGATCACCGACGGCTACGGCATCGATATAAAAGAAGGAAGGCACCCGGTAATAGAACGGGGCTTGCCGATGGGGGAAACTTATGTAAGCAATGATTTATTGCTCGACAAGGAACAGCAGCAGATCATTATTCTTACTGGTCCTAACATGAGCGGTAAGTCGGCCCTGTTGAGGCAAACGGCCCTCATCACGCTAATGGCCCACATCGGTAGTTTCGTACCTGCCGGCAGTGCGGTCATCGGTTTAACGGATAAAATCTTCACCCGTGTTGGCGCTTCCGACAATTTAAGCGGCGGCGAATCAACCTTCATGGTGGAAATGAACGAAACGGCCAGTATCATTAATAACTTAACTGCCAGGAGCCTGGTGATTTTAGATGAAATCGGTAGGGGTACGAGTACTTACGATGGTATTTCTATTGCCTGGAGCATCGTGGAATATTTGCATGATATGACGGCGCATCATCCCAAGACATTGTTCGCCACGCACTACCATGAATTAAATGAACTGGAGAACAAGCATTCCCGCGTGAAGAATTACCATATCACGAATAAGGAAGTTGGTAATAAAATTATTTTCTTAAGAAAACTTGCCCCCGGAGGGAGCAGGCATAGCTTCGGTATCCACGTAGCTAAAATTGCCGGTATGCCGCCCCAATTAATTGACCGTGCAAATGATATCCTGAAACTTTTGGAATCGCAACATATCGATGCTTCCCTGCAATCGGCAGTAGAACAAATAGAGGCGCCGATGCCAAAGATGCAACTGAGTATTTTTGATACCCATACGGAAGTGTTCCAGGAAATACGCGAGAAATTAGAAGCTACCGATATTAACCGGCTTACTCCTGTAGAAGCTTTGTTGAAGTTGAATGAAATTAAAGCAATGTTGCATTAA
- a CDS encoding RagB/SusD family nutrient uptake outer membrane protein, which translates to MKKNNYKSTLKSLGIAVGAACLLTACTKNFENINTNPYDYSEEELAKDFRYLGDPLVQVINNVYSVDPVWVAQVQQNLNADVYSGYMMSPTPFAGNVNNLNYSFIDGWNTNIWSVPYTNIMPPCKFVIDRAYGKFNDFYAWAKILRVLGMHRVSDIYGPIIYSHYGEINEDGSITYDTQEEVYDAFFADLSEAIDTLTAFENRGAVKAFTQFDKVYGGSYKKWVQFANTLRLRLAIRISKVAPAKAKEQGEAALTHPFGLLADGATDNTLVDIAPLQHPLNVYSGSWGDIRMGAPMESFLVGYNDPRISIYFDTAKSIIGGVYKGIRNGIAISSKDTYAGFSALKPVESKVQLMTAAEAWFLKAEAALYDWANAGNAQEDYEKGILASFTQHGLVANYSDYIADNSSKPLPYSDPQNPGNNVAIGNANLSTITIAWNEGASQAEKLERIITQKWIATFPEGCEAWAEFRRTRYPKLFPVVVNNSNGAIPTEQFVRRISYPSSEYSTNKSAVEKAVASLGGPDTGGTPLWWDIN; encoded by the coding sequence ATGAAAAAAAATAATTATAAATCTACTCTGAAATCACTTGGTATTGCCGTGGGAGCCGCTTGTTTGCTCACGGCTTGTACCAAGAATTTCGAGAATATCAACACGAATCCTTACGATTATTCTGAAGAGGAGTTAGCGAAGGACTTCAGGTATCTTGGTGATCCCTTGGTACAAGTAATCAATAATGTTTACAGCGTAGATCCGGTTTGGGTTGCCCAGGTTCAACAAAACCTGAATGCAGATGTGTATTCCGGCTACATGATGTCACCTACTCCTTTCGCCGGGAATGTCAATAATTTGAACTACAGTTTCATCGACGGTTGGAATACGAATATCTGGAGCGTTCCATATACGAATATTATGCCGCCTTGCAAATTCGTAATCGACAGGGCTTATGGTAAGTTCAACGACTTTTATGCCTGGGCTAAGATATTGAGGGTACTAGGTATGCATAGGGTCAGTGATATTTACGGCCCGATCATATATTCACATTATGGAGAGATCAACGAAGATGGTTCTATTACTTACGATACGCAGGAAGAAGTGTACGATGCGTTTTTCGCGGATCTTTCCGAAGCTATAGACACTTTGACTGCATTTGAAAATCGCGGCGCCGTTAAAGCGTTTACACAGTTCGATAAAGTTTATGGTGGTAGTTATAAAAAGTGGGTACAGTTTGCCAATACCTTACGCCTGAGATTAGCCATCAGGATTTCAAAAGTAGCGCCTGCTAAAGCCAAAGAGCAGGGAGAAGCGGCCTTGACCCATCCATTTGGTTTGCTTGCCGATGGTGCAACCGATAATACCTTGGTTGATATCGCTCCTTTGCAGCACCCTCTGAATGTTTACTCCGGTTCATGGGGAGATATTCGTATGGGTGCTCCGATGGAGTCCTTCCTGGTGGGGTATAACGACCCGCGTATTTCCATATATTTCGATACGGCTAAGTCGATCATCGGCGGCGTATACAAAGGTATCAGGAATGGTATCGCCATATCTAGCAAGGATACTTACGCCGGTTTTTCTGCCTTGAAACCCGTTGAATCAAAAGTACAGTTGATGACCGCTGCCGAAGCATGGTTCCTGAAAGCGGAAGCTGCTTTGTACGATTGGGCGAATGCCGGGAACGCGCAAGAAGATTATGAAAAAGGCATCCTGGCATCGTTTACGCAGCATGGACTAGTTGCCAATTACTCGGATTACATTGCCGATAATAGCAGTAAACCTTTACCGTACAGCGATCCTCAAAATCCCGGTAATAACGTGGCAATTGGAAATGCTAACCTCAGCACGATTACGATCGCCTGGAATGAAGGTGCATCGCAAGCTGAAAAATTAGAAAGAATTATCACGCAAAAATGGATCGCAACTTTCCCTGAAGGTTGCGAAGCTTGGGCCGAGTTCCGCAGAACAAGGTATCCCAAGTTGTTTCCCGTGGTTGTAAATAATAGTAACGGGGCCATTCCTACCGAACAATTCGTAAGAAGGATCAGCTATCCTTCCAGCGAATACAGTACGAATAAATCCGCAGTAGAAAAAGCAGTTGCTTCACTAGGTGGCCCGGATACGGGCGGCACTCCTTTATGGTGGGATATTAATTAA
- a CDS encoding MBL fold metallo-hydrolase codes for MNIKQFYDKPLAQASYAVWNNGQMILVDPSRDPKPYYDLAASTGSKIMYVLETHPHADFVSSHLQIHRETGAQILVNDLVGVSYPYQSFNHGDTIQIGGNATIKALHTPGHSPDSNTYLLMDEHGQEVALFTGDFLFIGDVGRPDLREGAGKIHAKRQELARQMHQSIQNILPQIDGKAVVYPAHGAGSLCGKNLSDELSDTLANQRITNWALQDMSEEEFVESLLADQPFIPKYFPFDVEINRNGAESLAASIAGIPSLQADAILDEDADIVDTRPEADFKAGHLKGAINIQAAENDKYETWLGSLVDPGKAFYIVVPNDEDKANILERTAKIGYETAVKGVIVGKQFPVKDITRANVKGNPDESGEYYIVDIRQKGEHATNNIFETSVNIPLAELKDRASEIKTGKPVLIHCAGGYRSAVGASLLQSVRPDLKIVDLSTDINNFKQALQH; via the coding sequence ATGAACATCAAACAATTTTATGATAAGCCTTTAGCACAAGCTTCTTATGCCGTTTGGAACAACGGGCAAATGATCCTGGTTGATCCGTCCAGGGATCCGAAACCTTATTATGACTTGGCAGCTTCCACCGGAAGTAAAATCATGTACGTGTTGGAAACACATCCGCATGCCGATTTTGTCAGCAGCCATTTACAGATTCACCGGGAAACAGGTGCGCAAATCCTGGTAAATGACTTGGTCGGGGTAAGTTACCCGTACCAATCGTTTAACCATGGCGACACGATTCAAATCGGTGGAAATGCAACGATTAAAGCTTTACATACACCCGGTCATTCACCGGATAGTAATACATATTTATTAATGGATGAGCATGGCCAGGAAGTAGCGTTATTTACCGGCGACTTCTTGTTTATCGGTGATGTCGGCAGACCTGATCTACGCGAGGGTGCAGGAAAGATCCATGCAAAAAGGCAGGAACTTGCCCGTCAAATGCATCAATCCATCCAAAACATCTTACCGCAAATTGACGGGAAAGCGGTCGTATACCCCGCTCACGGGGCAGGTTCGCTTTGCGGAAAAAATTTAAGCGATGAGTTATCAGATACCTTGGCTAACCAAAGGATCACCAATTGGGCATTGCAGGATATGAGCGAAGAAGAATTTGTTGAATCGCTGCTAGCCGATCAGCCCTTCATCCCGAAATATTTCCCCTTCGATGTGGAAATTAACCGGAATGGCGCTGAATCATTAGCTGCCAGTATAGCCGGCATTCCATCTTTGCAAGCAGATGCAATTCTTGATGAAGATGCTGATATCGTGGATACGCGTCCCGAGGCAGATTTTAAAGCCGGGCACTTAAAAGGAGCGATCAATATTCAAGCAGCAGAAAATGATAAGTACGAAACATGGCTGGGCAGCCTGGTCGATCCCGGTAAAGCATTTTATATCGTGGTACCAAATGATGAAGACAAGGCAAACATCTTGGAAAGAACCGCGAAGATCGGGTATGAAACTGCCGTGAAGGGAGTTATTGTTGGAAAACAATTCCCGGTAAAAGATATTACCCGTGCAAATGTAAAAGGCAACCCGGATGAAAGCGGTGAATATTACATCGTGGATATCCGCCAGAAGGGAGAACATGCTACCAATAATATCTTCGAGACCAGTGTTAACATCCCGTTGGCAGAGTTGAAAGATCGTGCAAGTGAAATCAAAACAGGTAAACCGGTATTAATTCATTGTGCCGGAGGTTACCGCTCCGCGGTGGGTGCGAGCTTGTTGCAATCTGTAAGACCGGATTTGAAGATAGTAGATTTAAGCACCGATATTAACAACTTTAAACAAGCTTTACAACATTAA